A single region of the Brachypodium distachyon strain Bd21 chromosome 3, Brachypodium_distachyon_v3.0, whole genome shotgun sequence genome encodes:
- the LOC100824406 gene encoding uncharacterized protein LOC100824406 isoform X1, translated as MVQLAGSPRKRQAAAAAAAAENVPPLAGGVKVEMGEGFGGGNVPVLKRVRAAQQPLPTPQDTYSDVLDGPSPLGLRLRKSPSLLDLIQTSLSKAKSAPGQSATGNSISGPPIKKESRTGALTAGERLKASNFPATFLKIGAWEYTSEYEGDLVAKCYYAKHKIVWEVMDCGLKSKIEIQWAHISALKATCPEEGYGTLDLVVSEPPIFFKETDPQPRKHTIWQAASDFTGGQASMHRRHILQCSPSLLSRHFEKLVQCDKRLNQLSQQPDIILDSLFEPTSSIFENPNECEAPSSKFTPLGSPCAVSSVSKTYGVNHLMLKQPEFFSQPVTLDVPTNVVAEELENPNWCNLATPGLRSSMDGLLNHLGNCITEQQAAGNPPLPNTEAPSKEFLDIAQCLLSDTQGPPSSDEKYLMARVDSLYSLLEKDTAPSTISMPDQNGDIAVGEMSFEEELRSCLEDKELGPAPATKTADVTEPAALSRKDSFEELLENLPRIASISQYLFDIEEDSENSGSRS; from the exons ATGGTGCAGCTCGCGGGCTCGCCGAGGaagcggcaggcggcggccgccgccgccgccgccgagaacGTGCCGCCGCTGGCTGGCGGCGTGAAGGTGGAGATGGGCGAGGGGTTCGGCGGCGGGAATGTCCCCGTTCTCAAGCGCGTCAGGGCGGCGCAGCAGCCATTGCCGACTCCGCAG GACACATATAGCGATGTACTTGATGGACCTAGCCCATTAGGTCTGCGATTAAGAAAGAGCCCATCTCTGTTGGATCTTATTCAGACAAGCCTTTCAAAGGCAAAGTCTGCTCCAGGGCAATCTGCTACGGGCAATAGCATTTCTGGGCCTCCCATAAAGAAAGAGAGTAGAACTGGGGCTCTTACAGCTGGTGAACGATTGAAAGCCTCAAATTTTCCTGCAACTTTTCTGAAAATTGGTGCTTGGGAG TACACATCAGAGTATGAAGGTGATTTGGTGGCAAAATGCTACTATGCAAAGCATAAGATTGTCTGGGAAGTTATGGATTGTGGTCTGAAGAGCAAGATAGAAATTCAGTGGGCACATATTAGCGCTTTGAAGGCAACTTGCCCAGAGGAAGGATATGGAACCTTGGATCTGGTG GTGTCCGAACCACCCATTTTCTTCAAAGAGACTGATCCTCAACCAAGAAAGCATACAATATGGCAGGCTGCATCAGATTTCACTGGTgggcaagcaagcatgcacaG GCGCCATATTTTGCAGTGCTCCCCAAGTTTGTTGAGCAGGCATTTTGAAAAGCTTGTTCAGTGTGATAAGCGATTAAATCAGTTGAGCCAACAGCCAGATATCATACTGGACTCACTTTTTGAACCTACAAGCTCTATATTTGAAAATCCAAATGAATGTGAAGCCCCTTCATCCAAGTTCACACCTCTTGGATCACCATGTGCTGTTTCTTCTGTGTCTAAGACGTATGGAGTGAATCATCTTATGTTGAAACAACCAGAGTTTTTTTCTCAGCCAGTAACCTTAG ATGTCCCAACCAATGTTGTTGCTGAAGAACTAGAGAACCCCAATTGGTGTAATCTGGCAACGCCTGGCCTGAGATCATCCATGGATGGTCTGCTGAATCATCTAGGTAATTGCATAACAGAACAACAAGCTGCGGGAAATCCTCCATTACCCAACACTGAGGCGCCATCCAAAGAATTTCTGGACATTGCTCAGTGCCTTTTGAGCGACACACAGGGCCCACCATCTTCAGATGAGAAATATCTGATGGCAAGGGTGGACTCTCTTTACTCTTTGCTCGAGAAAGACACAGCTCCATCCACCATAAGCATGCCTGACCAGAATGGCGACATTGCTGTAGGTGAAATGAGTTTTGAGGAAGAACTCAGATCTTGTTTAGAAGATAAGGAACTCGGGCCAGCACCTGCTACGAAAACCGCAGATGTCACAGAACCGGCTGCCCTCTCGAGAAAGGATTCCTTCGAAGAGCTGCTGGAGAACCTCCCTCGCATAGCATCCATTTCACAGTACCTGTTCGACATAGAAGAGGATTCTGAGAACTCTGGTTCTCGTTCCTAG
- the LOC100824406 gene encoding uncharacterized protein LOC100824406 isoform X2 has translation MGSGVFEEDTYSDVLDGPSPLGLRLRKSPSLLDLIQTSLSKAKSAPGQSATGNSISGPPIKKESRTGALTAGERLKASNFPATFLKIGAWEYTSEYEGDLVAKCYYAKHKIVWEVMDCGLKSKIEIQWAHISALKATCPEEGYGTLDLVVSEPPIFFKETDPQPRKHTIWQAASDFTGGQASMHRRHILQCSPSLLSRHFEKLVQCDKRLNQLSQQPDIILDSLFEPTSSIFENPNECEAPSSKFTPLGSPCAVSSVSKTYGVNHLMLKQPEFFSQPVTLDVPTNVVAEELENPNWCNLATPGLRSSMDGLLNHLGNCITEQQAAGNPPLPNTEAPSKEFLDIAQCLLSDTQGPPSSDEKYLMARVDSLYSLLEKDTAPSTISMPDQNGDIAVGEMSFEEELRSCLEDKELGPAPATKTADVTEPAALSRKDSFEELLENLPRIASISQYLFDIEEDSENSGSRS, from the exons ATGGGATCCGGGGTTTTTGAGGAG GACACATATAGCGATGTACTTGATGGACCTAGCCCATTAGGTCTGCGATTAAGAAAGAGCCCATCTCTGTTGGATCTTATTCAGACAAGCCTTTCAAAGGCAAAGTCTGCTCCAGGGCAATCTGCTACGGGCAATAGCATTTCTGGGCCTCCCATAAAGAAAGAGAGTAGAACTGGGGCTCTTACAGCTGGTGAACGATTGAAAGCCTCAAATTTTCCTGCAACTTTTCTGAAAATTGGTGCTTGGGAG TACACATCAGAGTATGAAGGTGATTTGGTGGCAAAATGCTACTATGCAAAGCATAAGATTGTCTGGGAAGTTATGGATTGTGGTCTGAAGAGCAAGATAGAAATTCAGTGGGCACATATTAGCGCTTTGAAGGCAACTTGCCCAGAGGAAGGATATGGAACCTTGGATCTGGTG GTGTCCGAACCACCCATTTTCTTCAAAGAGACTGATCCTCAACCAAGAAAGCATACAATATGGCAGGCTGCATCAGATTTCACTGGTgggcaagcaagcatgcacaG GCGCCATATTTTGCAGTGCTCCCCAAGTTTGTTGAGCAGGCATTTTGAAAAGCTTGTTCAGTGTGATAAGCGATTAAATCAGTTGAGCCAACAGCCAGATATCATACTGGACTCACTTTTTGAACCTACAAGCTCTATATTTGAAAATCCAAATGAATGTGAAGCCCCTTCATCCAAGTTCACACCTCTTGGATCACCATGTGCTGTTTCTTCTGTGTCTAAGACGTATGGAGTGAATCATCTTATGTTGAAACAACCAGAGTTTTTTTCTCAGCCAGTAACCTTAG ATGTCCCAACCAATGTTGTTGCTGAAGAACTAGAGAACCCCAATTGGTGTAATCTGGCAACGCCTGGCCTGAGATCATCCATGGATGGTCTGCTGAATCATCTAGGTAATTGCATAACAGAACAACAAGCTGCGGGAAATCCTCCATTACCCAACACTGAGGCGCCATCCAAAGAATTTCTGGACATTGCTCAGTGCCTTTTGAGCGACACACAGGGCCCACCATCTTCAGATGAGAAATATCTGATGGCAAGGGTGGACTCTCTTTACTCTTTGCTCGAGAAAGACACAGCTCCATCCACCATAAGCATGCCTGACCAGAATGGCGACATTGCTGTAGGTGAAATGAGTTTTGAGGAAGAACTCAGATCTTGTTTAGAAGATAAGGAACTCGGGCCAGCACCTGCTACGAAAACCGCAGATGTCACAGAACCGGCTGCCCTCTCGAGAAAGGATTCCTTCGAAGAGCTGCTGGAGAACCTCCCTCGCATAGCATCCATTTCACAGTACCTGTTCGACATAGAAGAGGATTCTGAGAACTCTGGTTCTCGTTCCTAG
- the LOC100826239 gene encoding protein HEADING DATE REPRESSOR 1 — protein MEEPSPADPPRIFWKARRRSAPANGRSLQVQELNDETAATREATNEDSMKIDDANAASTTADDGANHPDPKANLSEKRKALFEPLEPINGKRNSASMLLPPPDFEPASYPKGWLVGKKRKLVNVDVVESMRRIAIQEMNRKDREIGGLNEQLEEDSRVLELLQKQLADERRKRSEIEKENSMLQGQVSMLMNMLDENEAFDEEGEEVPPPDSLD, from the exons ATGGAGGAGCCGTCGCCGGCCGACCCCCCGCGGATTTTCtggaaggcgaggaggaggtccGCGCCAG CCAATGGCCGGAGCTTGCAAGTGCAAGAACTTAACGATgagaccgccgccaccagagAAGCGACAAATGAAGATTCCATGAAGATTGATGATGCAAATGCAGCAAGCACTACTGCTGACGATGGTGCTAATCATCCAGATCCAAAAGCTAACCTATCCGAGAAGCGAAAGGCGCTCTTTGAGCCCCTGGAGCCAATCAATGGCAAGCGCAACTCCGCCAGCATGCTGCTCCCACCACCAGACTTTGAGCCTGCATCATACCCCAAAGGATGGCTGGTTGGCAAGAAGCGCAAGCTCGTCAATGTCGACGTGGTGGAGAGCATGAGGAGGATAGCGATCCAGGAGATGAACAGAAAG GACCGTGAGATTGGCGGGCTGAATGAACAGCTAGAGGAGGATTCCCGGGTGCTAGAGCTTCTGCAGAAGCAGCTCGCGGATGAGCGCAGGAAGCGCTCAGAGATCGAGAAAGAAAACTCCATGCTCCAAGGGCAGGTGTCCATGCTGATGAACATGCTTGATGAAAATGAAGCCTTCGacgaggaaggagaggaagtGCCACCGCCAGATTCGTTGGATTAA
- the LOC100825015 gene encoding uncharacterized protein LOC100825015 has product MPRASGSASRPAAAAKNVSSNSGLSEPSCSTPACQQVFRPVTRSMTRMPPAVAASSDAKERVNSTSSCQSTPDACFSTQSAASRATATRSRTPHEATRSAWKPLTQPAVPSEELKRANIPTTNPTAKRSRVASSQAAKDSALKANRNVCSGKKNRTEESPSQGDHLDGAVIPSPPKKLQSGKSSSDVVSKGRPTTRNQGAKSAAPLYVGKPKTELGKDSASVLANGSPAGTDDVSQSIAPLLAHQLQLETAKDSNITTEAVGSGISQVNQPVAPVITEAIAGGTRQVNQLVAPAITEAVGKGTSQVNQLVAPVITLPRQQVQTDNRQKFTKIPVSTSQVSGLAGAPGPMVTPKLQIGNVKDSSNVLSNPAYTRALLIKQQEQLLQQYKLANSQPGLHIKGPALFEDDDASVPAPAIEPLGTRCALCKLDVAFQPQGGAVHDASAPPVVAVLVCHHTFHSSCIEAVYGLAEPSQCIACLDSATAH; this is encoded by the exons ATGCCGCGCGCGTCTGGTTCCGCGAGCCgaccggcggccgccgccaagaacg TGAGCAGCAACTCCGGCCTCTCTGAGCCATCATGCAGCACACCTGCCTGTCAGCAGGTATTTCGTCCTGTTACTCGGTCTATGACCCGTATGCCtcctgctgttgctgcttcaTCTGATGCCAAGGAACGAGTCAATAGCACAAGCAGCTGTCAAAGTACTCCAGATGCTTGCTTTAGCACCCAGTCAGCTGCATCACGAGCCACTGCAACCCGTTCTCGGACCCCTCATGAAGCGACTAGATCTGCCTGGAAGCCTCTTACTCAGCCTGCTGTTCCGAGTGAAGAGCTAAAGCGGGCAAACATTCCTACAACTAACCCTACTGCTAAGCGCTCGCGAGTTGCTTCCTCCCAGGCTGCTAAAGATTCAGCTTTGAAAGCTAACCGAAATGTTTGCAGCG GTAAAAAGAACAGAACTGAGGAATCCCCGAGCCAGGGTGATCACTTGGATGGTGCTGTCATCCCATCGCCACCAAAGAAGCTGCAAAGTGGCAAGAGCTCTTCTGATGTAGTCTCAAAAGGAAGACCCACTACTAGAAACCAGGGTGCTAAATCAGCTGCTCCACTGTATGTGGGGAAGCCAAAAACTGAACTAGGAAAGGATTCGGCCAGTGTGTTGGCAAACGGGTCTCCTGCTGGTACAGACGATGTCAGTCAGTCAATTGCTCCATTGCTTGCTCATCAGCTGCAACTCGAGACTGCAAAAGACTCTAACATCACTACAGAAGCTGTTGGCAGTGGAATAAGCCAAGTCAATCAGCCGGTTGCTCCAGTCATTACAGAAGCTATTGCCGGTGGAACAAGACAAGTTAATCAGTTGGTTGCTCCAGCCATTACAGAGGCTGTTGGCAAGGGAACAAGCCAGGTCAATCAGTTGGTTGCTCCAGTCATTACATTGCCCAGACAGCAGGTGCAAACTGATAACCGGCAGAAGTTTACCAAGATACCTGTGTCCACAAGCCAGGTCAGCGGGCTGGCTGGTGCACCCGGTCCAATGGTCACACCAAAGCTACAAATTGGGAATGTGAAGGATTCTTCCAATGTTCTCTCAAATCCTGCTTACACAAGGGCGTTGTTAATCAAGCAGCaagagcagctgctgcagcaatATAAATTGGCAAATTCGCAACCAGGGCTTCACATCAAAGGTCCAG CTCTATTTGAGGATGATGATGCGTCTGTGCCTGCGCCAGCGATCGAGCCACTGGGAACAAGGTGCGCGCTATGCAAGCTTGATGTCGCTTTCCAGCCACAGGGAGGCGCTGTTCATGATGCTTCTGCTCCTCCAGTTGTGGCGGTCCTGGTATGCCATCACACATTTCACAGCAGCTGCATCGAGGCTGTATATGGCCTCGCCGAGCCTTCTCAGTGTATTGCTTGTCTTGATTCTGCGACAGCACACTGA
- the LOC104583833 gene encoding mucin-5AC, translating into MDACGIRAPGAVLLRKSELPAENGYANNGHDDAAVRRKTAPATPRRHPSPIAGRGSAPAAPANPRRHPSPNAGRSSAGSQAKRSDSTERRSASPSRLASGGSRASTPSRISAPSSPSSAPSSPSSSSSSSSTPVRDAISDTQSAPRRLSGGGGRVPDGLWPSMRNLSSSLQLESRAGRTSSFSADQTRTRDASVADRKRSPMRGRSATEQPENPHAKVIDHHRWPAMMGGRVSGNAMSRSVDLTDKINRSALSSIRSRGSVSPKGGSMSSASSALSRSIDLADKIDRLVSSSVSSRGDSPRTSSASNGTPDASKIITDGKDVKPAALPIPLQGISPVRTAVSGGTRALSKSMDLTDSSPGISPSASVSNVSNATSQTAKSSEKLIGRASSPAASRGRSPRTAAPGGIGTLSKNTDIPEKDKRPASSRGNSPRRRLVSDGVNAIVKNMDFAEKDSKTVTSSVPSRGVSPRRFASDGVDAIPRSTDFSEKDSRPSTSSSLRGVSPRKRLASNGINGMSKGMDFADKTNTPSASSAASRGISPRNQLVSDCVGTTSKVMDFADKDNRPSTSYAASRGMSPRRRLASDGANSASNNINFAEKDARTVLSSAAYRGISTVRRLASDGADTISKNMDVPEKDVRPTTSSTSRGLSPRRRLPSDGVNAISKNINLPEKDVGPVTSAASRGLSPRRRLASDGVSKSMDLSEKDTRHVTLSAASRGVSPRRRLVSDSVESISKSSDFIEKETRSSTSSVASRGISPRRRLASDGVNTLLKSTDFAGKDYRPSTSSAASRGTSPRSRVASNSIDALSRSINFADKGSRPSTSSGASRGTPRRGGLASEGIVDTVDKGSAQFQSSAGSGETSNSRLHGTNAQVEVIQFAEEVNLVTPDGCSGDASENLDSDNVGTCASSLSIAVQDRPPNSSISDGSKDMLQSVDATQKHNRAMSVKIPSRGTSPRRRLASDGIDTIPKIMDITEKDKRPITMSVPSRGMSPRRTVRSDTANIMSKSMDFSEKCNEPISSVIPSRLVSTRRILGPDGANAMSRSVDLTDKMRQPISSTVQSCRVSPRKMPSAYNRVKGTELLSSDVGPGSADDESQEENAGSSPNAASNNSEKNAPPKQLARTLSSPSRGLLRPSSPTKASSTSSFASRRLPSPLRIRPSTPVSPCSSGRSESPSSILSYIGDATRGKKSPSHMEDAHQLRLLYNRNLQWRFTNAYADEMLSIQKMGAETMLYSVWDTNSRMADSMVMKRSYVQRLRQEVKLGIVLKEQMDYLDHWAALQTDHSTSLSGAIEALKASTLRLPVTGGAKADVLTVKNAVSSAVDIMQAMGSSVCNLLSKLQATHSLVTELSSVAAKESTTLNEYRELLATAAALQVHESSLRTQLIQQTE; encoded by the exons ATGGACGCCTGCGGAATTCGGGCGCCGGGGGCCGTGCTGCTGCGGAAATCTGAGCTGCCGGCGGAGAACGGTTATGCTAATAATGGTCACGACGATGCGGCGGTGAGGCGCaagacggcgccggcgaccccGAGGAGGCACCCGTCGCCGATTGCTGGTCGAGGGtcggccccggcggcgcctGCTAACCCGAGGAGGCATCCGTCGCCGAATGCCGGTAGGTCGTCGGCTGGGTCGCAGGCGAAGAGGTCCGACTCCACCGAGCGGAGGTCCGCGAGCCCGTCGAGGCTGGCTTCCGGTGGCTCGAGGGCGAGCACCCCATCCAGGATCTCTGCCCCGTCGTCTCCGTCGTCCGCGCCTTCCAGCccgtcttcgtcgtcctccaGCTCGTCCACGCCGGTGCGCGATGCCATCTCGGACACGCAGAGTGCTCCGAGGAGGTTGTccggtggcggtggccggGTTCCTGATGGGCTGTGGCCGTCAATGCGGaacctctcttcttctctccagCTCGAGTCAAGAGCAGGGAGGACCAGCAGTTTTTCCGCAGATCAGACCAGGACGAGGGATGCGTCGGTAGCTGACAGGAAGAGGAGTCCGATGAGAGGGAGGAGTGCCACTGAGCAGCCAGAGAATCCGCACGCCAAGGTGATTGACCACCATCGCTGGCCTGCAATGATGGGGGGCAGGGTGTCTGGGAACGCAATGTCGAGGAGTGTGGATCTCACTGACAAGATTAACAGGTCAGCTCTGTCGTCGATTCGATCACGTGGCAGCGTTTCACCAAAGGGAGGATCAATGTCCTCTGCCTCAAGTGCCCTGTCAAGAAGCATTGATCTTGCTGATAAGATCGATCGGTTAGTGTCTTCATCCGTTTCATCACGAGGGGATTCCCCAAGGACATCATCTGCTTCAAACGGCACACCTGATGCATCAAAAATCATAACTGATGGTAAAGATGTCAAACCTGCAGCCTTGCCGATTCCATTGCAAGGGATTTCTCCTGTAAGAACAGCTGTATCAGGTGGCACAAGGGCCCTGTCGAAGAGCATGGATCTTACTGATTCATCACCTGGTATTTCACCAAGTGCGTCAGTATCAAATGTGTCTAATGCTACATCACAAACTGCAAAATCTTCTGAGAAACTGATTGGACGAGCCTCTTCCCCAGCCGCATCACGAGGACGTTCACCTAGAACAGCAGCACCTGGTGGCATTGGTACTCTATCAAAAAACACTGATATCCCTGAGAAAGATAAGAGGCCAGCTTCATCTAGAGGGAATTCGCCGAGAAGACGACTTGTTTCTGATGGTGTTAATGCAATTGTGAAAAATATGGATTTTGCAGAGAAGGATAGCAAAACAGTCACCTCGTCAGTTCCATCTCGAGGGGTTTCCCCAAGAAGATTTGCTTCTGATGGGGTTGATGCTATTCCAAGAAGCACAGATTTTTCTGAAAAAGATAGCAGACCATCCACATCATCTTCACTGCGTGGGGTCTCTCCACGAAAAAGGCTTGCTTCTAATGGTATCAATGGTATGTCGAAAGGGATGGACTTTGCTGATAAAACTAACACGCCATCAGCCTCTTCAGCTGCATCACGAGGTATTTCACCGAGAAATCAATTGGTATCTGATTGTGTTGGTACTACATCAAAAGTCATGGATTTCGCTGATAAAGATAATAGACCATCGACCTCATATGCTGCATCACGAGGCATGTCACCAAGAAGAAGGCTTGCATCTGATGGTGCTAACTCTGCTTCAAATAACATCAACTTTGCTGAAAAGGATGCCAGAACTGTGCTCTCTTCAGCTGCATATCGAGGGATCTCAACAGTAAGACGTCTTGCGTCTGATGGTGCTGATACTATATCAAAGAATATGGATGTTCCTGAGAAAGATGTCAGACCTACTACTTCATCTACTTCAAGAGGTCTTTCACCAAGAAGACGACTCCCCTCTGATGGTGTCAATGCTATATCAAAGAATATAAATCTTCCTGAGAAAGATGTCGGGCCAGTTACTTCAGCTGCTTCAAGAGGTCTTTCACCAAGAAGACGGCTTGCCTCTGATGGTGTATCAAAGAGCATGGATCTTTCTGAAAAAGATACCAGACATGTCACCTTATCGGCTGCATCGCGGGGGGTTTCGCCAAGAAGAAGACTCGTCTCTGATAGTGTAGAATCTATATCAAAGAGCTCAGATTTTATTGAAAAAGAAACCAGATCTTCCACTTCATCAGTTGCATCACGAGGCATTTCACCGAGAAGACGACTTGCCTCGGACGGTGTCAATACTTTATTGAAGAGCACTGATTTTGCTGGTAAAGACTACAGGCCATCAACCTCATCAGCTGCATCGCGAGGGACTTCACCCAGAAGCAGAGTTGCCTCTAATTCCATAGACGCCCTATCGAGAAGCATCAATTTTGCCGACAAAGGTAGCAGACCATCCACCTCATCAGGAGCATCACGTGGGACTCCACGGAGAGGCGGGCTTGCCTCAGAGGGCATCGTGGATACTGTTGACAAAGGTAGTGCACAGTTCCAATCATCAGCTGGATCTGGTGAGACTTCAAACAGTAGACTGCATGGTACCAATGCTCAAGTAGAAGTCATCCAATTTGCCGAGGAAGTTAATTTGGTAACTCCAGATGGTTGTAGTGGTGATGCTTCAGAAAACTTGGATTCTGATAATGTAGGCACATGTGCATCATCCTTGTCCATTGCAGTGCAAGATAGACCGCCAAACAGCTCTATTTCTGATGGCAGTAAGGATATGTTACAGAGTGTGGATGCAACTCAAAAACATAACAGAGCCATGTCGGTAAAGATTCCATCTCGAGGAACTTCTCCAAGAAGGCGTCTTGCATCTGATGGCATTGATACTATACCCAAAATCATGGATATCACTGAGAAAGACAAGAGACCCATAACCATGTCAGTACCATCACGCGGAATGTCACCAAGAAGGACAGTAAGATCGGATACTGCTAATATAATGTCAAAAAGCATGGATTTTTCTGAGAAATGTAATGAGCCAATATCTTCAGTAATTCCATCACGATTGGTTTCTACAAGAAGAATACTAGGACCAGATGGTGCTAACGCCATGTCAAGAAGTGTGGATCTGACTGATAAAATGAGACAACCGATCTCTTCAACAGTACAATCATGTAGAGTTTCACCAAGAAAGATGCCTTCTGCTTATAATAGAGTAAAAGGAACTGAACTTTTGTCAAGCGATGTTGGCCCGGGTTCTGCCGATGATGAAAGTCAAGAGGAGAATGCTGGTTCAAGTCCAAACGCAGCTTCAaataattcagaaaaaaatgcaCCTCCAAAGCAGTTGGCAAGAACTTTGTCTTCACCATCACGTGGTCTATTACGCCCTTCATCACCGACCAAGGCTTCATCAACGTCATCATTTGCCTCTAGGAGGTTGCCAAGCCCATTGAGGATTAGACCTTCAACACCTGTCTCACCATGTAGTTCTGGTAGATCCGAATCTCCCTCTTCTATTCTGAGTTACATCGGTGATGCAACAAGAGGAAAGAAGAGCCCAAGCCACATGGAAGATGCCCATCAGTTACGCCTCTTATATAACAGGAACTTGCAGTGGCGTTTTACGAATGCTTATGCAGATGAAATGCTATCAATCCAGAAGATGGGTGCTGAG ACTATGCTCTACAGTGTATGGGATACTAACTCAAGGATGGCTGACTCTATGGTTATGAAAAGGAGTTATGTACAAAGGCTAAGGCAAGAGGTCAAATTGGGAATAGTATTGAAAGAGCAA ATGGACTACCTCGACCACTGGGCAGCATTGCAAACAGATCATTCTACTTCTTTGTCTGGTGCAATTGAAGCTCTTAAAGCAAGTACATTGCGTCTTCCAGTTACAGGAGGAGCAAAG GCTGATGTACTTACTGTTAAGAACGCTGTCAGTTCAGCAGTTGACATTATGCAAGCAATGGGCTCATCTGTTTGCAACTTGCTATCAAAG CTACAGGCTACACATTCTCTGGTTACAGAACTTTCATCTGTTGCTGCTAAAGAAAGCACCACACTTAATGAATACAGGGAACTCTTGGCTACAGCTGCAGCACTACAG GTCCATGAGTCCAGCCTAAGGACACAACTCATACAACAAACAGAGTGA
- the LOC100826551 gene encoding translation initiation factor IF3-4, chloroplastic: MVGVAAGFAFAPAVSRFLPYRSSTATTHASVPSSSSPSPARVLAARWGRPQRRLVVVARYSSSYGSDEEDEEVGRRDRPPEQEQDPALDIERIESSTVRLLDAQKRMVGVLSVSEAVKIADENDLILAILSLDGDPPVLRLFEEKDYKKHKYEQQKKKRVQQKRSVAKRMGLKELKMGYNIDIHDYSVRLRAAKKFLKAGDKVKIMVNLKGRENLYKKQAIELIRRFQTDVGELATEGGKNFAERNIYVILVPNKLAIQKEQDGVNKKDTAEEETDQSEDELDGDELVVEQLEQSALDGDEPVIEQLEESKEPEAEVSANV; this comes from the exons ATGgtcggcgtcgccgccggcttcgcctTCGCCCCGGCCGTGTCCCGCTTCCTCCCTTACAGGTCCTCCACTGCCACCACCCACGCCTCGGTcccctcgtcctcctccccctccccagCACGGGTCCTGGCCGCGCGGTGGGGACGGCCGCAGCGGCGTCTCGTCGTGGTCGCGCGCTACTCCTCCTCGTACGGgagcgacgaggaggacgaggaggttGGGAGGAGGGACCGGCCCCccgagcaggagcaggaccCCGCCCTCGACATCGAGCGCATCGA GTCCTCAACTGTAAGGCTATTGGATGCCCAGAAAAGAATG GTTGGTGTTTTATCTGTAAGCGAGGCAGTTAAAATTGCAGATGAAAATGATCTTATACTG GCAATATTATCACTAGATGGGGATCCTCCGGTACTTCGACTCTTTGAAGAGAAAGATTACAA AAAACACAAGTACGaacaacagaagaagaaaagagttCAGCAGAAAAGATCTGTTG CAAAACGCATGGGCTTGAAAGAGCTGAAAATGGG GTACAACATTGATATTCATGATTACAGTGTGAGGCTTAGAGCTGCAAAGAAATTCCTTAAAGCTGGTGACAAG GTTAAGATAATGGTTAACTTGAAAGGCCGGGAGAATTTGTACAAAAAACAAGCGATTGAACTTATCAGAAGATTCCAAACTGATGTTGGTGAG CTAGCGACGGAAGGAGGTAAGAATTTTGCGGAAAGGAACATATATGTGATTCTTGTGCCCAATAAGCTAGCTATACAGAAAGAACAGGATGGGGTGAACAAAAAGGACACTGCAGAAGAAGAGACGGACCAATCAGAGGATGAATTGGACGGGGATGAGCTTGTGGTAGAACAACTAGAGCAAAGTGCGTTGGATGGGGATGAGCCTGTGATAGAACAGCTGGAGGAAAGTAAGGAACCTGAGGCTGAAGTCTCTGCAAATGTTTGA